The genomic interval TTTAATAATATCATCTTTATGTTTTGTAAAACTCTCTCTTATTGCACGCTTAATTCTGTTTCTTGTAACGGCATTTCCAATTTTCTTTGAGACCGATATTCCTAACCTGAAATGCTCATTATGCTCATTTTTATGGCGATATATTATAAATTGACGATTCGCTACGGATTTACCTTGTTTATAGACTTTCTGAAAA from Macrococcus armenti carries:
- the rnpA gene encoding ribonuclease P protein component translates to MEKAYRIKRNEDFQKVYKQGKSVANRQFIIYRHKNEHNEHFRLGISVSKKIGNAVTRNRIKRAIRESFTKHKDDIIKDDFIVIARQPSKEMTTNEINKSLEHVMKIAKGFNKRIT